The Synechococcus sp. MVIR-18-1 region CCAGGTACTTCATGACCACAGTGTCGATCGTCGGTGCAGGGCCCGGAGCTCCTGATCTTTTAACGCGACGTGCTGAGAACCGGTTGCAGTCTGCTCAGGTTTTGATTTGGACAGACTCCTTGGTTTCGCCTCAGATTGCGGCTCTAGCTCCTGATCACTGCGAAACGATCCGAAGCAGCACGCTCACGCTTGAGGATGTGCTCCCACTGATGATTGATCGTGCCAAAAAAGGCCTGCAGGTTGTTCGTCTTCATGACGGTGATCCCTGCCTGTATGGAGCGCTTTCAGAGCAAATTTGTGGCTTAAACGATGCTGGGATCTCTGTCGATGTGGTTCCAGGAATCAGCGCTTATCAGGCAACCGCTTCAGCTTTAGGGGCTGAACTCACGATTCCTGGGCTCGTTCAGACCATTGTTTTAGGGAGGGCTGGTGGCCGCACTGGGGTTCCGGAAACGGAGAGTTTGGAGAATCTTGCTCGCCTCAAGGCATCGCTCTGCCTCTACCTCAGTGCTCGCCATGTTGAGGAGGTACAAGCAACATTGTTGAAGCATTATTCGCCTGATACACCGGTTGCGATCGGTCACCGTGTGAGTTGGCCCGATGAATGGCTGCAAGTCGTCCCGCTGGAGCGCATGGCGGCGATCTCTCGAGAGCGAAATCTGATCCGGACCACGCTTTATGTCGTAAGTCCAGCGTTGAAGGCAGGTCGCCAGCGCTCAAAGCTTTACTCGCCAGACCACGATCACCTATTCCGCCCTAGTCATTAAGTATCAGGCTTCCCCGTTGTGGTTTAAGATTTGCATTCGGGGCGATTAGCACAGTGGTAGCGCACTTCCTTCACACGGAAGGGGTCACTGGTTCGAATCCAGTATCGCCCATTTTATTCTCTTGATTTCAAATTTACTTCGTTTATTGACGATGTGAAAATTTGATTTCTCTGACAGTTTGGCGAAACGCAACTAAAATTTCTTATCGGTAAATGCATGGAATGTCTGAAGTTAGGGACGCTATCGATCATTCAGACTCCCGTCAGGACGACCTCGCTTCACTTGGCCGAGTCTTAAGGGAAGAGCGGGAAAGGCAAGGGATGACTTGCCAAGCTTTTGCTGATTCGCTCCATATGGGGAAAGAGCAGCTTGCAGCGTTAGAAAATGGAGATCGGGACAACCTGCCAGAACCCGTTTTTATTTGCGCGATGCTGCGAAGAGTCGCGCAGAAATTGGGATTGGATCCCGCTCCATTGGTTCAACAATTCCAATCTCAGCTTCCTGAGATGAAGGGGGCGCCTGCAAAGCGTGTGAGTCGCGAGCGCTCCGGTTTTTCAGATCCAGCGCAAGGCAAGCAGGACTCCCAACCGAAGGGTCGCTGGATCAGCAGTGCAGCTGTGCTTTTGCTTCTTGTTGGAGTGACAGCGGTTAGCGCCATTGCATTTCGTGGCAACCGTCAGCAACAAGCAGCCGTGAGCACCGTGGCTGCGCAGGACCAACCTGTGCCTCAGCCCTCTCCAGCCAGAGACAACAATTCAGACATCAACGTTCCTGTTGATGGTGACAACAAGAGTTCAGGAGCGATTGTGCTTGTCAGTTCAAAACCGAGCTGGGTTTCTGTCCGCAATCGAAGCGGGGAGGTGATCTTTGAGGGCACTCTGAATGAACCGAAACGGTTTGAGGGCGAGCAGGGTCTAGAAGTCTTCGCGGGACGACCTGATTTGGTCCGATTTAGTTACGGGGATGACTCTCCTCGTGTCTTGGGCAGCATCGATCAGTTGCGTTGGTACCCCCTCACTCCTGAACCTTGAGCTTGAGATTTAAACCGGTGACCTCCTTGAGAATGGGGGCACAGCTTTCCATGCTCCACTGCTCGAGACTCAAATCCTGATCAGCCTGTTCTCCGACTAATTCCAGGACAAGATCTTCGTTTTTGACTTTGACCAGCAAGCTTTTGATCACCGGCTCTGGACGTCGATCGAGGGCAACCGCCAATCTGAGCAACAAGGCCATCTCTGAGACCGTGCGTCGATGATCACGGCTTTGAAGCGCTTGCCAAGACTCATGCCTTTTTTTGGGAAGGCTGCGGCGGTGATAGCGCGCGATGGCAGCCACCATCAAATGTTCCGCTTCTGAATAGCCCAGAAGCTCGCCATGGCGAATCAGATACCAGGAGTGCTTGTGATATGCGCTGAGATTGATGTGTTGGCCGCAGGCGTGAAGCATTGCTGCAGCCCATAGCAAGTCACGGCCTGAGCCATCATCACGATGCAGATGGTGTTTGGTGGAGTCATAAAGAGTGAGTGCATGGGAGGCCACACGCTCGGCTCGTTGTTGATTGACGGCAAAACGCTGCACCTGATGGATCACGGTGCGCTGTCGAATGCTGCTTTGAAAGCTGAAACGGTCTTCTAGTAGGCCCTGACGCAACATCCAATCAACGATGAGGCCTTCGCGGAGGGCTCGTTCACTCAGAACCAGCTCATTCACTCCCAACATCTGCATGCTGGTTTGCAGAATTAAGGCACCTGGAACAATGATCTCCGCGCGCCGATCATTGATGGGTGCCAGCGCTTTGCGTTGCTCCGGTGTCATCACCACCAAGCGATCCACAACCTTGTCGAGGCGTTGTTTGCTGACTCGATAGCCATGAAGCTTCAGCGGTGGGCGATTTTCCTCGCTGGCGGCCAGGGCTCCTATGGCCATCGCGGTGCCACTGGTGGCCACCATGACTGGGGTTTCTTCTGGGGTGATCCGTCTCAACACTTTGTTGACCGCAGGCTCTAATGAGCCTTGGATGAAGGCTTGAAGAAAGGTCCGACGCTGCGGGGGCATCGGGTCAGCTTCAACAAAATCCCGCTGGAGTCGCACCGCGCCAACCCTTGTGCTGGTAAGTGCTCGAGCATCACGACCATCCGCAAGGATCAACTCTGTGGATCCGCCGCCGATGTCCAGCACAAGATGCGGACAGTCTCCAAAAGGCATGCCTGAGAGCACGCCTAGGTAGATCAAACGAGCTTCTTCTGGTCCACTGACAAGATCAACTTCGAGATCAAACTGATTCTGAATTTCTTGTAAAAAGTCTCGACCATTCGGGGCTTCACGCACCGCGCTGGTGGCTGCGGTCACGATCTGTTCAACCTGATGACTTAGAGCGAGCTCGCGAAAACGACGCAACGCTTCGAGCCCGCGTTCTATGGCGGCCGCTGAGAGGTTGCCGGTCTCGGGATCTCTTTCACCTAGCCGAGTGGTTGACTTCTCAGCTAATTCGATGCTGAAGGTTCGTAGCTCAGGATCAACAGAGGCCACCAGAAGGTGGGTGGAATTGGTGCCGATATCAATCGCGGCAATCTTTCGCAAGGCTCGACCCTTTTGAACGCTCGGCCCTGCTGTCACTTGAAGCACCGTGCTGAAAGCCCATCCACTTTGCCCTAAACAGACAGCAAGAACCTCTGCTTAAGGTTCAACAACTGGAGTTCTTTTTGTCAGTCAGCTCCGCCAAGCGCATGTTGTTTTCTCAAACCCTGGCTCCATGGGTTGCCCTGTTGCGTTGGAACAAACCCAGCGGAAGACTGATTTTGCTGATTCCAGCAGGCTGGAGTCTCTGGCTTACTCCGAATGCACCGCCCTCAGCAACCCTCGTGGTGATGATCGTGCTTGGCGGCCTGGCGGTGAGTGGGGCTGGCTGTATTGCCAATGACTTATGGGATCGGCGCATCGATCGCAATGTGGAACGCACGAAGCAGCGTCCACTTGCGCAAGGAAGTTTGCGTGTTGGACAGGCCGTCGTTGCTTTGATCGTGCTGCTGATCATCAGTTTGATCGTGGTGCTGAGCTTGCCGAATTCCGTGCGCAACCTCTGCCTATTGCTGGCTTGTCTCGCCCTGCCGCCGATCTTGATCTATCCGTCCGCTAAGCGATGGTTTGCCTACCCCCAAGCGGTCTTGGCCTTGTGTTGGGGTTTCGCGGTGTTGATTCCTTGGGCCGCTCAAACCGGAGCTCTTAATGGGGGTTGGCCCTTGGCCGGTTGTTGGCTTGCCACCCTGCTTTGGACGTTTTCTTTTGACACGGTGTACGCGATGGCGGATCGTCCGGATGATGCCCGGATGGCTCTAAACAGCAGCGCACTGAGTCTTGGCTCGTCCGCATTGCGCGTGGTGGCTGTCACCTATGCGCTCTCGATGCTGGCCCTTGCTGTTGCCGCCTCCTTTGCAGGAATCGGAGTCATTTTCTGGCCGTTCTGGTTGGTGGTGGCCTTCGGGATGCAGCGTGCAACCCGAGCGCTCAAAAGCGTTCAGCAGCAGCCCATGTCGGCGTATGGCGTTCATTTCAGTCACCAGGTGCGCTTGGGCGCACTGTTGTTGTTGGGTTTCGTTCTCGGGCGGCTGGGTTGATGCACCACACCGAGCGGTCTGAGTGGTTGCTATCCCCTCTTCAGAGGGGTGATGAGGTGGCTGTCGTGGCCACCAGCTCTGCACTTGACAACACAGACAACCTTTTGCGAGGGATCTCGATCCTGGACAGCTGGGGATTGCGAATCCGTCCGGATGTGATCAGCCAAAGGCGCTGGGGCTATCTGGCCGGACGGGATGACGAACGTCGGAGTGATTTTCAAGCGGTTCCCAATGCACCCCTCTTGGCTTGCGCTCGCGGTGGTTGGGGCGCTGCCAGGCTGTTGGAACGCCCCTTCGTTTGGCAGCAAGGATGGTTGCTGGGCTTCTCAGATGTGACCGCCCTGCTCTGCGCTCGCATGGCAGCAGGTGTAAGCGGTGGGGTCCATGGGCCCTTAATTACGACCCTCGCCGATGAACCCGAGTGGAGCCAGCGGCGTCTGCATGATCTGCTCTTTGGCCATCCTCTGCCGGATCTTCAAGGGGTGTCTTGGCGGGGAGGCGTAGCGGTTGGCCCGTTGTTAACGCTGAATTTAACGGTGGCTTCCCATTTGATCGGGACTCCTTTCCTGCCGGATCTGAGTGGAGTTGTGTTGGTTATCGAAGACATCGGCGAAGCTCCCTATCGGATTGATCGCATGCTCACGCAGTGGCGATTAGCCGGACTGCTGCAATCGCTTGCCGGTCTTGGCTTCGGTCGATTCCTGGGCTGCGATCACGAGTCGGACTCGGGTGGTTTCAGCTTGGAGGAGGTGTTGCGAGAGCGCACTGCAGACTTGGAAATCCCGGTAGTGGCCAATCTGCTTGTGGGGCACGGCCCGGGGGGGAATGCAGCGTTGCCGGTTGGTGCGATCGCGACCCTCGATGGCGATCAGGGTGTCTTGAGCGTGGGGGCTAACCCTGGCGTTCAGCCAGCACCGCAGCAGCCACAGTGAGATCAAAAGGGGTCGTGACTTTGATATTGGAAGGACCAGCATCAAGAACGTTGACCGGCCATCCCAAGCGCTCGTAAAGGGAGGCGTCATCGGTGACAGTCCAGCCATTCGCGCGGGCCTCACGATGACCTTGGCGGAGTTCATCCACTGAGAAGGCTTGCGGAGTCTGGGCCGCCCACAGCTCTGCGCGATTCGGGGTCGCTGTGATCAGGCCTGATTCGTCCACTTGTTTAATCGTGTCGGTGACAGGGGTCGCTGCAATCACCGCCTTGCCGCCGCGAACGGCGTCTGAACAGCGGTTAAACAAGTCGGGTGAGGCGAGGCAGCGGGCTCCGTCATGGATCAACACGTGTTGTGCTTGGTTTGGTAGCCCGGCCAATCCCCGTTCGACTGACTCCTGACGGCTGTCTCCGCCGGCAATCCAAGCGACGGGTTTGGGAGCGCCTTCAACGAGAGCAAGAATCGCGGAACGGTCAATCTCCTGACCAATGATGCCGATCCAATCGATCGTCTCAGCTTCAAAAGCTGCTTGCAGTGTCCATGCCAGTACGGGTTGTCCTGAGAGCGGCAGCAGCAGCTTGTTGCGGGTTGCCCCCATCCGCCGCCCACTACCAGCGGCTGCGATCAACAGATGCATAAGCGACTCCTGTATTCAGCAACCTGAAACGGCCTCCATACAATCAGCTCGCACCACTTGTGCTGTTGTTTCATGCGCCTTCTCGTTTTAAGCCCAGGAACAGCTCAACAGCAGCTTGAGCGTATGCCTGCCATAGCAGCCTGTGCCAACGAGCTTGGAGCTTCGATCCAAGTGGCCTGTTCCCCTGTCTACCGATCGCTGTGGACGTTGCTGCCCTCGGTCGAAAAAATCATTCCCTTTGATTTTTCTGCAAGTTTGACCATGGCCGATTGGGCCAATCTTCTTGGCTCTGTCCGAGAACCTGATTTCCAGGTTTGCCTCAATTTTGCTGAAGGGCGGCAGGTGAACCTGATGCTGTCGATGAGCCATATCCCGACGCGGGTTTCAGAAGCTGGATTTGCTTCTACGGCTGTGGCCAGCCAGGCTGAAGGCTGGAGTGCGCAACGCCTTTCAGGATTTCTGGCTCCGATTGGTCTCAGCTTGGATGCCGGGGCATTTCGGATCAGCTTGCCTGCAGAGTTGATGAACAGCGCGCGCGAACGGCAGCCACAGGGAGATGGTCCGTTGTTGTTGCTCCAACCCGCGGCAACCCCGGGAGATTGGCCAGCAGAACGCTGGAAGCAATTGCCGCTCACCATCAAAGACAAGCTTCCAGGTTTGCGAACCATTCAGCTCGAAGACAACAGCGCGCTTTCAGAGAGAGCAGCTCAGATTGCCTGTGCCGACGTGGTGTTGACCAGTTGTGCTGTGACCAGTTTGTTGGCAGCATTTTGCGGAGTGCCATTGGTTGCACTGGGACTATCTGACGATCAACTGCCGGAGCGGGATGTGATTCGGCATCTTGGCGATGACGATCTCCGATCCCTCTCTGAAGCGGATGTGTTGCAGGCGATGGGCTTCTGATGAAGAGGCCACGACGGAGATCGCAACAACGCCGTCGGCTTCAGCGCTATCCCGCTCAGTTTTATCGCCCTCAGCTACGCCAGCTGGCCAGGCCATGGCTGTTACCCGTTGTCGCTCTAACCATCGTGATTTTGGGCGGGGCCATCGGGTACCGGATCACGGAGGGATGGGACTGGGGTGATTGCTTGTGGATGGTGCTAATCACGATCAGCACCATCGGTTACGGAGAAGTGGAGCCCCTCTCCCAGGCCGGACGGCTGGTGACGGTTTTGATCGTGGCAGGGGGC contains the following coding sequences:
- the cobM gene encoding precorrin-4 C(11)-methyltransferase; its protein translation is MTTVSIVGAGPGAPDLLTRRAENRLQSAQVLIWTDSLVSPQIAALAPDHCETIRSSTLTLEDVLPLMIDRAKKGLQVVRLHDGDPCLYGALSEQICGLNDAGISVDVVPGISAYQATASALGAELTIPGLVQTIVLGRAGGRTGVPETESLENLARLKASLCLYLSARHVEEVQATLLKHYSPDTPVAIGHRVSWPDEWLQVVPLERMAAISRERNLIRTTLYVVSPALKAGRQRSKLYSPDHDHLFRPSH
- a CDS encoding helix-turn-helix domain-containing protein; amino-acid sequence: MSEVRDAIDHSDSRQDDLASLGRVLREERERQGMTCQAFADSLHMGKEQLAALENGDRDNLPEPVFICAMLRRVAQKLGLDPAPLVQQFQSQLPEMKGAPAKRVSRERSGFSDPAQGKQDSQPKGRWISSAAVLLLLVGVTAVSAIAFRGNRQQQAAVSTVAAQDQPVPQPSPARDNNSDINVPVDGDNKSSGAIVLVSSKPSWVSVRNRSGEVIFEGTLNEPKRFEGEQGLEVFAGRPDLVRFSYGDDSPRVLGSIDQLRWYPLTPEP
- a CDS encoding Ppx/GppA phosphatase family protein: MLQVTAGPSVQKGRALRKIAAIDIGTNSTHLLVASVDPELRTFSIELAEKSTTRLGERDPETGNLSAAAIERGLEALRRFRELALSHQVEQIVTAATSAVREAPNGRDFLQEIQNQFDLEVDLVSGPEEARLIYLGVLSGMPFGDCPHLVLDIGGGSTELILADGRDARALTSTRVGAVRLQRDFVEADPMPPQRRTFLQAFIQGSLEPAVNKVLRRITPEETPVMVATSGTAMAIGALAASEENRPPLKLHGYRVSKQRLDKVVDRLVVMTPEQRKALAPINDRRAEIIVPGALILQTSMQMLGVNELVLSERALREGLIVDWMLRQGLLEDRFSFQSSIRQRTVIHQVQRFAVNQQRAERVASHALTLYDSTKHHLHRDDGSGRDLLWAAAMLHACGQHINLSAYHKHSWYLIRHGELLGYSEAEHLMVAAIARYHRRSLPKKRHESWQALQSRDHRRTVSEMALLLRLAVALDRRPEPVIKSLLVKVKNEDLVLELVGEQADQDLSLEQWSMESCAPILKEVTGLNLKLKVQE
- a CDS encoding 4-hydroxybenzoate polyprenyltransferase, whose amino-acid sequence is MLFSQTLAPWVALLRWNKPSGRLILLIPAGWSLWLTPNAPPSATLVVMIVLGGLAVSGAGCIANDLWDRRIDRNVERTKQRPLAQGSLRVGQAVVALIVLLIISLIVVLSLPNSVRNLCLLLACLALPPILIYPSAKRWFAYPQAVLALCWGFAVLIPWAAQTGALNGGWPLAGCWLATLLWTFSFDTVYAMADRPDDARMALNSSALSLGSSALRVVAVTYALSMLALAVAASFAGIGVIFWPFWLVVAFGMQRATRALKSVQQQPMSAYGVHFSHQVRLGALLLLGFVLGRLG
- a CDS encoding LD-carboxypeptidase, with translation MHHTERSEWLLSPLQRGDEVAVVATSSALDNTDNLLRGISILDSWGLRIRPDVISQRRWGYLAGRDDERRSDFQAVPNAPLLACARGGWGAARLLERPFVWQQGWLLGFSDVTALLCARMAAGVSGGVHGPLITTLADEPEWSQRRLHDLLFGHPLPDLQGVSWRGGVAVGPLLTLNLTVASHLIGTPFLPDLSGVVLVIEDIGEAPYRIDRMLTQWRLAGLLQSLAGLGFGRFLGCDHESDSGGFSLEEVLRERTADLEIPVVANLLVGHGPGGNAALPVGAIATLDGDQGVLSVGANPGVQPAPQQPQ
- the ispD gene encoding 2-C-methyl-D-erythritol 4-phosphate cytidylyltransferase yields the protein MHLLIAAAGSGRRMGATRNKLLLPLSGQPVLAWTLQAAFEAETIDWIGIIGQEIDRSAILALVEGAPKPVAWIAGGDSRQESVERGLAGLPNQAQHVLIHDGARCLASPDLFNRCSDAVRGGKAVIAATPVTDTIKQVDESGLITATPNRAELWAAQTPQAFSVDELRQGHREARANGWTVTDDASLYERLGWPVNVLDAGPSNIKVTTPFDLTVAAAVLAERQG
- a CDS encoding glycosyltransferase family 9 protein; this encodes MRLLVLSPGTAQQQLERMPAIAACANELGASIQVACSPVYRSLWTLLPSVEKIIPFDFSASLTMADWANLLGSVREPDFQVCLNFAEGRQVNLMLSMSHIPTRVSEAGFASTAVASQAEGWSAQRLSGFLAPIGLSLDAGAFRISLPAELMNSARERQPQGDGPLLLLQPAATPGDWPAERWKQLPLTIKDKLPGLRTIQLEDNSALSERAAQIACADVVLTSCAVTSLLAAFCGVPLVALGLSDDQLPERDVIRHLGDDDLRSLSEADVLQAMGF